A genomic segment from Streptomyces antibioticus encodes:
- a CDS encoding 6-phosphofructokinase encodes MRIGVLTSGGDCPGLNAVIRSVVHRAVADHGDEVIGFRDGWKGLLECDYLKLDLDAVGGILARGGTILGSSRVQPSHLRDGVERAKGHVRELGLDAIIPIGGEGTLKAARLMSDSGLPIVGVPKTIDNDIAVTDVTFGFDTAVGVATDALDRLKTTAESHQRVLVVEVMGRHTGWIALQSGMAAGAHAIVVPERPFDIEELARRVGERFEAGKRFAIVVAAEGAKPRPGTMDFDEGGKDVYGHERFAGIARQLSVELETRLGKEARPVILGHVQRGGTPTAYDRVLATRFGWHAVEAAHRGDFGKMTALRGTDIVMVPLAEAVETLKTVPADRYAEAQTVL; translated from the coding sequence ATGCGCATTGGTGTCCTCACGTCCGGCGGCGACTGCCCCGGCCTGAACGCCGTCATCCGGTCCGTCGTGCACCGTGCCGTCGCCGACCACGGCGACGAGGTCATCGGCTTCCGGGACGGCTGGAAGGGCCTCCTGGAGTGCGACTACCTCAAGCTCGACCTCGACGCGGTGGGCGGCATCCTCGCCCGCGGCGGCACGATCCTCGGCTCCTCCCGCGTCCAGCCCTCGCATCTGCGCGACGGTGTGGAGCGGGCCAAGGGCCATGTCCGGGAACTCGGTCTCGACGCGATCATCCCGATCGGCGGTGAGGGCACCCTCAAGGCCGCCCGGCTGATGTCCGACAGCGGTCTGCCGATCGTCGGCGTGCCGAAGACCATCGACAACGACATCGCCGTCACCGACGTCACCTTCGGCTTCGACACCGCCGTCGGGGTGGCGACCGACGCCCTCGACCGGCTGAAGACCACCGCCGAGTCCCACCAGCGGGTCCTGGTCGTCGAGGTCATGGGGCGGCACACCGGCTGGATAGCGCTCCAGTCCGGCATGGCGGCGGGCGCGCACGCGATCGTCGTACCGGAACGCCCCTTCGACATCGAGGAGCTGGCCCGGCGGGTCGGCGAGCGGTTCGAGGCGGGCAAGCGGTTCGCGATCGTCGTCGCGGCGGAGGGCGCCAAGCCGCGGCCGGGCACCATGGACTTCGACGAGGGCGGCAAGGACGTCTACGGCCACGAGCGGTTCGCCGGCATCGCCCGGCAGCTCTCCGTCGAGCTGGAGACCCGGCTCGGCAAGGAGGCCCGGCCGGTCATCCTCGGGCACGTCCAGCGCGGCGGCACCCCGACCGCCTACGACCGGGTGCTCGCCACCCGCTTCGGATGGCACGCGGTGGAGGCGGCGCACCGCGGCGACTTCGGGAAGATGACGGCGCTGCGGGGCACCGACATCGTGATGGTGCCGCTGGCCGAGGCCGTGGAGACCCTGAAGACCGTGCCCGCCGACCGCTACGCCGAGGCGCAGACCGTCCTGTAG
- a CDS encoding cytochrome c oxidase assembly protein, whose protein sequence is MDHGGHGMTMDLPPFTLARGLQWSPDPFFLVACLLGLGLYAWGVVRLRRRGDTWPMGRTVSYAVGVLTIALVMCTGLNDYGMVMFSVHMVQHMVISMLSPILVLLGAPVTLALRALPAAGRGRKGPRELLLALLHSQYMRIVTHPAFTIPMFIASLYALYFTPLFDTLMGSQVGHIAMMVHFLAVGVVFFWPIIGVDPGPHRPGYLMRMLELFAGMPFHAFFGIALMMASEPMVETFEHPPSSLGIDALSDQTWAGGIAWAFSEVPSVLVLIALLFQWYGSEQRQAKRKDRAADRDGDRELEAYNAYLASLDARGR, encoded by the coding sequence ATGGATCACGGCGGGCACGGCATGACCATGGATCTGCCGCCGTTCACGCTGGCGCGGGGTCTTCAGTGGTCACCGGACCCGTTCTTCCTCGTCGCCTGTCTGCTGGGGCTCGGGCTCTACGCGTGGGGCGTGGTCCGGCTGCGGCGCCGGGGCGACACCTGGCCGATGGGACGGACGGTGTCGTACGCCGTCGGGGTGCTGACCATCGCGCTGGTGATGTGCACCGGACTCAACGACTACGGCATGGTCATGTTCAGCGTGCACATGGTGCAGCACATGGTGATCAGCATGCTGTCGCCCATCCTCGTCCTGCTGGGCGCGCCGGTCACGCTCGCGCTGCGCGCGCTGCCGGCGGCGGGCCGCGGCCGCAAGGGGCCGCGCGAGCTGCTGCTGGCGCTGCTGCACAGCCAGTACATGCGGATCGTCACGCACCCGGCGTTCACGATCCCGATGTTCATCGCCTCGCTCTACGCGCTGTACTTCACGCCCCTCTTCGACACCCTGATGGGCTCCCAGGTGGGGCACATCGCGATGATGGTGCACTTCCTCGCGGTCGGCGTGGTGTTCTTCTGGCCGATCATCGGAGTGGACCCGGGCCCGCACCGGCCGGGGTATCTGATGCGGATGCTGGAGCTGTTCGCGGGCATGCCGTTCCACGCGTTCTTCGGCATCGCGTTGATGATGGCGTCCGAGCCGATGGTCGAGACGTTCGAGCACCCGCCCTCCTCGCTGGGCATCGACGCGCTGTCCGACCAGACCTGGGCGGGCGGCATCGCCTGGGCGTTCAGCGAGGTCCCCTCGGTGCTGGTGCTGATCGCCCTGCTCTTCCAGTGGTACGGCTCCGAGCAGCGGCAGGCCAAGCGCAAGGACCGGGCCGCGGACCGGGACGGGGACCGGGAGCTGGAGGCATACAACGCCTATCTTGCGTCACTCGACGCACGCGGACGCTGA
- a CDS encoding sensor histidine kinase yields MSGFLAGVCIAILPVLALGFWLGRRTARPESLGGLGTPVEHATFQTLHTASLAAPPLRAGLTEETARRSARRLRTLLGTDALCLTDRTRVLVWDGVGAHHRAEIMERLAGPLDSGRGEAFPLDCDHADCPARWAVVAPLTVDDRVHGALVACAPRESAVLVRAAGEVARWVSVQLELADLDRSRTRLIEAEIKALRAQISPHFIFNSLAVIASFVRTDPERARELLLEFADFTRYSFRRHGDFTTLADELHAIDHYLALVRARFGDRLAVTLQIAPEVLPVALPFLCLQPLVENAVKHGLEGKAGTCHIQITAQDAGAEALVVIEDDGAGMDPVLLRGLLAGEASPSGGIGLSNVDDRLRQVYGDDYGLVIETAVGAGMKITARLPKYQPGVHSAARLTPG; encoded by the coding sequence ATGAGCGGCTTTCTCGCCGGTGTCTGCATAGCGATCCTGCCCGTGCTCGCCCTCGGGTTCTGGCTGGGGCGCAGGACCGCGCGGCCCGAGAGTCTGGGCGGTCTCGGGACGCCCGTCGAGCACGCCACCTTTCAGACCCTGCACACGGCCTCGCTCGCCGCGCCCCCGCTGCGGGCCGGGCTGACCGAGGAGACGGCCCGGCGGTCCGCGCGACGGCTGCGCACGCTGCTCGGCACGGACGCGCTCTGTCTCACCGACCGCACGCGGGTGCTGGTCTGGGACGGCGTGGGCGCCCACCACCGCGCCGAGATCATGGAACGGCTGGCAGGGCCCCTGGACAGCGGCCGCGGCGAGGCGTTCCCGCTCGACTGCGACCACGCCGACTGCCCGGCCCGCTGGGCGGTGGTCGCGCCGCTCACCGTCGACGACCGGGTGCACGGCGCGCTCGTCGCCTGCGCGCCCCGCGAGTCCGCCGTCCTGGTCCGCGCCGCGGGCGAGGTGGCCCGCTGGGTGAGCGTCCAGTTGGAGCTGGCCGACCTCGACCGGTCCCGCACCCGGCTGATCGAGGCCGAGATCAAGGCCCTGCGCGCCCAGATCTCCCCGCACTTCATCTTCAACTCGCTCGCGGTGATCGCGTCCTTCGTGCGCACCGACCCCGAGCGCGCCCGCGAGCTGCTGCTGGAGTTCGCCGACTTCACCCGCTACTCGTTCCGCCGGCACGGCGACTTCACCACCCTCGCCGACGAACTGCACGCCATCGACCACTATCTGGCGCTGGTGCGGGCCCGCTTCGGCGACCGGCTCGCCGTCACCCTCCAGATCGCCCCGGAGGTCCTCCCGGTCGCGCTGCCCTTCCTCTGCCTCCAGCCGCTGGTGGAGAACGCCGTCAAACACGGTCTGGAGGGCAAGGCGGGCACCTGCCACATCCAGATCACCGCCCAGGACGCGGGCGCCGAGGCCCTGGTCGTCATCGAGGACGACGGCGCGGGCATGGACCCCGTCCTGCTGCGCGGCCTGCTGGCCGGCGAGGCCAGCCCCTCCGGCGGCATCGGCCTGTCCAACGTGGACGACCGGCTGCGTCAGGTGTACGGCGACGACTACGGCCTGGTCATCGAGACGGCCGTGGGCGCGGGCATGAAGATCACCGCCCGGCTGCCGAAGTACCAGCCGGGCGTCCACTCGGCGGCCCGCCTCACCCCGGGGTGA